The Kribbella shirazensis genomic interval CCGGATCCTTGGCCACGAGGCGGTCGGCACGATCACTGCCGTCGGCGACGGGGTCCGGGGCGTGGCGATCGGTGACCGGGTGCTGATCTCGTGCATCACGGCCTGCGGTCGATGCGAGTACTGCCGGGAGGGCCACTACGGTCAGTGCCTCGGTGGCGGTGGCTGGATCCTCGGCCACCTGATCGACGGCACCCAGGCCGAGCAGGTCCGCGTACCGTTCGCCGATCGGTCGGTGTACAAACTGCCGGACAATGTCAGCAACGAGGAGGCCGTGTTGCTGGCCGACATCCTGCCGACGTCGTACGAGGTCGGCGTACTGAACGGCAAGGTCTCGCCGGGCGACACCGTGGTGATCGTCGGCGCCGGACCGATCGGCTTGGCGGCGCTCGCGACCAGCAAGCTGTTCACGCCGTCGCGGATCGTGGTCGTGGATGCCGCCGACTCGCGGCGCAAGGCAGCGCTCGAACGCGGTGCCGATGTCGCGCTCGGCCCGGACGAGGACGTCGAGGCGAAGGTGCGCGAGCTGACCGGCGGGCTCGGTGCCGATGTGGCGATCGAAGCGGTCGGCGTTCCCGCGACGTTCGAGCTCTGCACGCGCGTAGTCCGCCCGGGTGGCACGGTCGCGAACGTCGGTGTGCACGGCGCGCCGGCGACGCTGCACCTGGAGGACCTCTGGATCAAGAACGTCACGATCACGACCGGTCTGGTGGACACGTTCTCGACACCACGGCTGCTCTCGATGCTGGCGGCGGGCCGTCTGCAGCTGCCAGGCCTGATCACGCACCGGTTCGGCCTGGACGAGATGCAGGATGCGTACGACGTGTTCTCGGCGCCGGCCACCACCGGCGCACTCAAGGTCGCGCTCTTCGGCGAGCAAGGGTTCTGAGGACCGACGCCCGCGGTCCACGGCGCTGTGCCGTGGACCGCGGGTTCGTCCCGGTCAGTGGACGATGGCGATCGGGCACCTGGCGTGGTGCAGAACGCTCTGGCTGACGGAGCCGAGGAGGAGACCGGTGAAGCCGCCGCGACCGCGGGATCCGACGACGACCAGATCGGCGGACTCGGAACGGCGTACCAGCGCCTGCGCGGCGGAGCCCGGCACGAGTTCCGTCGTCCACTCCACATCGGGGTGATCCGCTGCCGCGCCGGCCACGGACTCGGCGACCAGCAGCCGGGACTCCTCGCGAATCTTCTCCTCGTCGAACTGCAGCATCGAGGCACCGTCGGCATAGGTCAGGAACGGGCTGGTCCAGGTGTGCAGAGCGACGACCTTGGCGTGCAGCGAGTCGGCCTGGTCGAACGCGAACTCGACGGCGTTGGCCGAGGCCTTCGAACCGTCGACACCGACGACGACGGCCGGCCCTTCCTGGGCATGCGGCCGCAGATCGTGTGGGATGACAACGACGGGGCATTCGGCGTGCGTGGTCACCTGTACCGCGGCCGAGCCGACCAGCAGTCCGCTCCAGCCGCCGTGCCCGCGTGATCCGAGCACCACGAGACGCGCGTCCTGGGCGGCGTCGATCAGCGTCTGCGATGCAGCGCCACCGACGAGGCTGGTCTCGACCTCGAGGTCAGGATGGTCGTTCCGGATGCTCGCGGCCACCGCGCCGAGAGCCGCCTGGCGGGCGGTTCGGACGGCTTCGAGCGGTACGACGTGACCTGGCGACGGACGGGTCAGGATGACGATCTCGAAGGCCTCGACGATCCGCAGTGGCGCCATCGCACGGCCGGCGGCGTCGGCCGCCCAGCGTAGCGCGGACACGCTGCCGGGCGAGCCGTCGTACCCGATCACGATCGGAGCGGAATGTGTCGTCATGGTGCGACCTCCTGTGTTCGTTCGGCCAGCCGCTGGTCGGACGGCCCAGTTTCAGCCTCCGTGCACCGCAGGGCCGGCGAACAACGGCATACGTCCCGGGATCGTCGGGCCGTTCGACTCCTGCAGATGGGGTGAGAACGACTCTGCTGATTGCCGGCCGGACGTCAGACGATCGAGGTGTCGGAAATCAATCGAAAGGACGACACCATGACCACCACACCGCACCGGCAGAACCTGCCGGCTCCGGCGGTCGAGCCGGACGGTGATCGGCACCCGATCATCACCACCGCGGCGGGGCGTGCGCTCGCCGTCTTGCGGATCGCGTTCGGCCTGACATTCTTGTGGGCCTTCGTCGACAAGCTGTTCGGCTTCGGCTACGCCACTCCGTCCGGCAAGGGCTGGATCGATGGTGGCGACCCGACCGCCGGATTCCTGGGCAAGGGCACGAGCGGCCCGTTCGCGGACTTCTACCAGTCTCTCGTCGGTGATTGGTGGGTGACACCGCTGTTCATGGCGGGCCTCGCCGGCATCGGCCTCGCGCTGACCCTGGGCGTCGGGATGCGCATCGCGGCCGGTGCAGGGGCGCTGCTGTACGTGCTGATGTGGTCGGCGGCTCTGCCTCCGGAGAACAACCCGGTGCTGGACGATCACATTCTCGGTGCGATCACGTTGGTCGTGCTCGCGCTCGTTGCTGCTGGCAACGTGTGGGGGTTCGGGAAGCAGTGGGCCGGCCTGGACTTCGTTCGCAAGTACCCGTGGTTGCGGTGAGCTCGATGCGTTCCAAGCCGGTCATCCACGTAGGGGTCGATGGCTCCTGGCGTGACGCCGGCGCCCTGGAGTGGGCTCTGCAGGAGTCGCTGGTGCGACGGGAGCCCCTCCAGGTGGTGCACGTGATCGACGAACGCCTCCGGGACGTCACCGTGTGGGAGCCGGAGGCCGTCGACGTAGCGTCGAAGGGCCTGGTCGACGACGTCCAGAACTACTTGGACGAGCCCCAGCACAGTGCAGATGGGCTCGCCCATACGGCTGAACTGCTGGTCGGTTCGCCGGCGCGGAGGCTGACCGAGGCGGCGGCGGACAGCCGGATGCTGGTTGTAGGCCGGCGGGGGATGGGGACGTTCAAGCGGTTGTTGATCGGTTCGACGTCGGAGGCTGTGGTGGCACGCGCGGCGGTTCCGGTGGTGGTTGTTCCGGAGCACTGGAGGCCCTCGGATCACGCCGGTCCGGTGTTGGTGGCGCTGGACGATGACGACGACAACGCGGCTGTGATGGAGTTCGCGGTCGCTGAGGCGACTGAGCGGGGATTGCCGGTTCGGCTGGTCCATGTGTGGGATCTGCCCGCTGTGTACAGCTGGGATGCGATGAACGTCGCCGGTCTCAGTACCGAATGGGCCGAGAACGCGGAGCGGCACTTCGACAACGTTGCCGCCGAATGGCGCAAGAAGTACCCGGAGCAGTCCTTCCAGGTCGACGTACGGCGTGGCCATGTAGTCGACGGTGTCGTCACGGCCGCGGACCAGTCGGATGCTCAGTTGCTGGTCGTCGGCAGGCGGCACCATTCCCGGCTGGTGTCCCTGCTGTTGGGCTCCGTCACTCGAGGTGTGCTGCACCACGCCGCCTGCCCGCTCGCAGTCGTCCACTGCATGAACTTGAGGTGAGAAAGATGAACACGTGGAATCGCACCGGACCTGTTGTGGTCGAGGTCGACGGCACCGCGGAAAACCTGCGGGTTGTGGACTACGCGTCCGCCGAGGCGCTGCGAGTAGGCGCGGAGTTGGTGCTGGTCGCGCCGTACTCCGCGCACACGTCGTACACGCCGATGATGCCCGGGTACGCGGCGAAGTCGCCGGCCGAGGCGGCGGACGCGACCTTGCGTACCGCGGTGGCGCATGTGCGGCACCGCGACGGATACGCGACCGAGCTGGCCGCGGTCAGTGAGGAAGGCTCCCGGCTCCGCGTGCTCCCGCACGCCGCCCGGAACGCGCGGATGCTGGTGGTGGCGAGGTCGCGCAAGCGCGGCCCGCAGCGCCTGGTACACACCCAGGCGGACCTGACCCTGGCGGCGCGTGCGGGTTGCCCGGTGGTCGTCGTGCCGCTGTCCTGGCGTCCGTCGCTGCTCGACCGGAAGGTTGCCGTCGGCATCGACGGTACGACGTTGTCGAGAGAGGCGCTGGAGTTCGCGTTCGGTCAGGCTGCCGGCCGCGAGGGCGTGCTGATCGTCGTCCACGCCGGGCTGCCGGCCGAGCGGGCCTTCTCCGAGGAGGATCCGGAGTGCTCGTGGATCAGTCGTGCGGACTATCTGCTGTCGGAGTCGCTGGCTCCGTGGACGAGCCGGTTCCCGACCGTGAAGGTGACGCGGTTCCTGAGCAGCCGGCCGCCGGCCGCGGCGTTGGTGCACGAGAGCGGTGAGGTCGGTCTGGTCGTCGTCGGGTCGCACGGCGGTCCGTTGCCGATCGATCCGGTCGCGCGGCGCTCGATCGCCGCGATGACCTGCCCGGTCGCGATCGTGCCGCATCCCCTGACCGAGTCCGAGCGTACGGCGGGGCACGCGAAGTCCGCCGTACCGACGCACTGATGTGGAGGTTGTGATGTCCGAGAAGGATCGTGCAGTGATCGTGTACGAGTCGATGTTCGGCAACACCGAACAGATCGCGCGGGCGATCCGTGACGGGTTGCGGGCATATGTGCCGGCCGAGACGGTCCCGGTCAACCAGGCGCCGGACGCCGTGTCTGACGATGTACGTCTGCTCGTCGTCGGGGGACCGACGCACGCGTTCTCGATGAGCCGGCTGTCGACGCGGCAGGAAGCCGGGAAGCAGGCGGACCTGGTGACGCCTGTCGAGGTCGGGATCCGCGAGTGGCTGGCGGTCCTGAAGCCTGGTACCGAGAAGCCATGGGTGGCGACGTTCGACACCCGGGTCAAGGTGCGGCTGCTGCCGGGATCGGCGGCGCGGTCCGCGGCGAAGCTCTTGCGCCGGATGGGCTACCGGTTGAGTGATTCGGCGAGCTTCTTCGTGAGCGACACGACCGGACCGATCCGGGACGACGAGCTCGAGCGGGCGCAGCACTGGGGCGAAGAGCTCGGCCGGAGGGTGACTGGATCCGCAAAGGTTGCCTGACGATCGGGCGACCCATGGCGGCGCGCCGCTCCGGACGGGCTGCAGTACATGACCGGTCGAAGGGAGTTGACCGACGATGATGGATTCGATGGGTGGCGCAATGTACTGGTGGGTGCTGGTGCCGGTGCTGTGGACCCTGCTGATGGGCGGCGCGGTGTGGGCAGCGTTTCGGATCATCGGGCAGCCCCGCCGGCAGCCGCCGCGCCGGCTGCCGTCGCCCCTGGACATCCTCGAGCGCCGGTTCGCCTCCGGCGAGATCACCCACGACGAGTTCGACGAGGCCCGAGCCCGCCTCCGCGAACACGAACTCGACCTCTGACCACTTCAACCAGTACCACCCAGCGCGGCCGGCGATCGCCGGCCGCGCTCGTGCGTTGGTGCCACGCATACCTGCCGCATCGCGAGGACCCGGTCGCGCGGGACGGTACCGACGGACAGGACGTAGACGCCCCGTGGTCCGCGCCGTGGCCGGCCGGCCAGCGTGCGGTGGACGTCAAGGGACGTCTACGTCCTGTCCGTCGGCACTATCTCGGACCTGGCGTATGTCTGCTACCAGGAGCGGATGCGGCGGCCGGTGGTGCGGCGGGGGTCGATGACCATGTAGGTGTCGCGGGTACCGCCGGCCCAGGGCTCGACGCGGTCGTGGACCGACTCGATCTCCAGGTCGGTCGCCGGGCGGACCGTGCCGCTGACCACGACGCTCCAGCCGTCGTGCATGCCCTCGTCGAAGGCGTCCAGCTCGAACACGATCGGTGCCAGGTCGTACTGCGCGACCGCGCTGTCTGCGGCGGTCCGGAACACGATGAGCTCTCCGAGTGTGCAGTAGTTGACCGGGATCACGACCAGCCCGTCGACACCGTCGTAGGCGATCCGCCCGACGGTCCCGGCCTCGATCAGCCGGCGGCACTCTTCCTTGCGCATCGGGTCGAGGGTGGGCGCCACGGGCGCGCGCCGGGGTGGTTTCGGCCGGTCAGCTCTTGTGAGGTCCGTGACGGTGGTGTCGAGGGCGTGGGCCAGACGGACGAGCTCGGCGCCGGTCAGCGCGAACGGGCGGGTTTCGATGTGGTCGACGCGGCCCGTGTCGAGTCCGGTGCGAACGGCCACTTCCTCGAGGGTCAGGCCGAGGGCGCGCCGACGGCCCCGGATCCGCATCCTGAGGCCACTGTTGCGGCCGCTGGTCTCGATGTCCATCGGAGGGTTCCTTCCTGTTCGCTGCTTCCAGGTAATCAGCCGGACGGCGGCGCAGGCAGGGTCCGAAGTCACCGGCGACCGGGCCGGACGGCAGGTCGCGCCCGGCTTGCCCGGGAGTCGCGGCCCGCCGAAGGTCCCGGGCAAGCCGGGACTGTGGTCCCTGGCAAGTAGCGTGGTAGGGGCGGGATGCTGGAGCGGGCCCCGACCGGTGGGCCCGGGGTGCGAAGTGGCTGAAGGAGATGTGATGACGATCAAGGTGTTCCTGCTCGACGACCACGAGGTGGTGCGGCTGGGGCTGCACCAGCTGCTCGACGCGGAGCCGGACATCGAGGTGGTCGGGGATGCATCGACGGCGGCGGAGGCGATCGCCAGGATTCCCGCCGTACGGCCCGACGTCGCGGTGCTGGACGTGCGGCTGCCCGACGGTGACGGGATCAGCGTGTGCCGGGAGGTCCGGTCGTCGATGGAGGAGCCGCCGGCGTGCCTGATGCTGACGTCGTTCTCGGACGACGAGGCGCTGTTCACCGCGATCATGGCCGGCGCGGCCGGGTACTTGCTGAAGCAGATCAACGGTCAGGCGCTGATCGACGCCGTACGGCGTCTCGCGGCCGGGGAGTCGTTGCTCGACCCGAGCATGACCGCCAAGGTCCTGGAGCGCCTGCGGCACCCTGCCGAGGCCGAGGACCCGAGATACGCGTCGCTGACGGAGCAGGAACGGCGCATTCTCGCCGAGATCGCCGAAGGCAAGACCAACCGCCAGATCGCCAATTCCCTCTTCCTGGCAGAGAAGACGGTCAAGAACTACGTCTCGTCCCTGCTCCGCAAGCTCAACCTCGAACGCCGGACCGAAGCCGCCGTCTTCGCCGTCGAACACGAGAAGAAGCAGCAACGCCGCTAGCCTCAAGGCGACTTTGTGCACCGGATCCGTACGGCGAGGGCCGCGCCGTACGGACCCGGTGCACAAAGCCGCGTGTGCACTCAGCCGAGGTCGGGCGTGTGAGGCTCGGGCGTGCGGGCTCGGGCGTGCGGGGCCGGGCGTGCGGGCTCGGGCGTGCGGGGCCGGGCGTGCGGGCTCGGGCGTGCGGGGCCGGGCGTGTGGGCTCGGGCTTGCGGTCTCGGGGCGAGCCGCCCGCGGGCTCGAGCGGTCCGGTTATGCCGGGGTTTCGACGGCGGCCCGGGGGATGACGGCGACGGGGCACGGGGCCTGGTGGAGCATGGTCTGGCTCACGGAGCCCAGGAGCAGGCCGGCGAAACCGCCGCGGCCTCGCGAGCCGATGACCAGTAGCTGTGCGTCGGCGGACCATTCGAGGAGTAGCTCAGAGGGATGGCCGGTCACCTCGACGAGTTCGGCCTCGTGGGCGTGCGGGCGGACCGCGGCGAGCAGGTCGTGGTCGTCGTCCTCGTCGTCGTCCAGGACCGCGACGATGCGCGCCGGCAGTTCGTGGCGGCGGGCGTAGGCGAGCCCGAACTCGACCGCGGCGTCGGCGGGCGGCGAACCGTCGTACCCGATCACGACCCTGCTGCCGGCGAGCGCGTCCTCACCGGGCCGTACGACGACCACCGGGCAGTGTGCGTGCGCCGACAGGTCGATGCCCGCGGAGCTGACGACCAGCCCGAGCAGCCGGCCTGTGACGCGGCTTCCGATCACGATCAGGCCGGCGGCCCGGGACTCCGCGAGGAGTACGGCGGACGGGAAGCCGTCCACCCGGCTCCCGGTCACCGTCACTGCGGGCTCGACTTTCCGGGCCAGCTCGACGGCCTCCGCGACGATGAGGTCGGCCTGGGCACGCAACCCCGGCGCCATGTCGCTCGGGCCGAGCGGGACCCGGAACTCGGCCCACACGAACGCGTGCACCAGGTGCAGCCCGACTCCGCGGGCGGCGGCCTCCGCCGCGCCCCATCGGATCGCGTTCTCGCAGTCGGGACGCCCATCGATGCCTACGACAATCTTCTGCTCGGTCATGCCGGCCTCCTTCGCCAGTGCCAGTTGCGGATCTCGGGCAGGTCCTCGCCGTGCTCGAGGATGTAGTCGTGGTGTCGCGCCCTCTGGTCGACGAGCCACTGACGCACCACCGCGGCACGCTGGCCGAGGCCCGGTACCCGGTCGATCACGTCGAGCGCGAGGTGAAACCGGTCGAGATCGTTGCGGACGACCATGTCGAACGGGGTCGTCGTAGTGCCTTCCTCTTTGTACCCGCGGACGTGCAGGTTGGCGTGTCCGTGCCGCCGGTAGGTGAGCCGGTGAATCAGCCACGGGTAGCCGTGGTACGCGAAGATCACCGGCCTGTCCGTCGTGAACAGCGCGTCGAAGTCGGCGTCGGGCAGCCCGTGCGGATGCTCGCTCCCCGGCTGCAGGCGCATGAGATCGACGACGTTGACCACCCGGACCTTCAGCGATGGCAGGTGCTCGTGCAAGAGGCTGACGGCAGCGAGGGTCTCCAGGGTCGGT includes:
- a CDS encoding zinc-dependent alcohol dehydrogenase family protein, translated to MKALVYNGPGQRSWREVPDPVIQDPEDAIVRVDAVTICGTDLHILKGDVPTVEPGRILGHEAVGTITAVGDGVRGVAIGDRVLISCITACGRCEYCREGHYGQCLGGGGWILGHLIDGTQAEQVRVPFADRSVYKLPDNVSNEEAVLLADILPTSYEVGVLNGKVSPGDTVVIVGAGPIGLAALATSKLFTPSRIVVVDAADSRRKAALERGADVALGPDEDVEAKVRELTGGLGADVAIEAVGVPATFELCTRVVRPGGTVANVGVHGAPATLHLEDLWIKNVTITTGLVDTFSTPRLLSMLAAGRLQLPGLITHRFGLDEMQDAYDVFSAPATTGALKVALFGEQGF
- a CDS encoding universal stress protein, translated to MTTHSAPIVIGYDGSPGSVSALRWAADAAGRAMAPLRIVEAFEIVILTRPSPGHVVPLEAVRTARQAALGAVAASIRNDHPDLEVETSLVGGAASQTLIDAAQDARLVVLGSRGHGGWSGLLVGSAAVQVTTHAECPVVVIPHDLRPHAQEGPAVVVGVDGSKASANAVEFAFDQADSLHAKVVALHTWTSPFLTYADGASMLQFDEEKIREESRLLVAESVAGAAADHPDVEWTTELVPGSAAQALVRRSESADLVVVGSRGRGGFTGLLLGSVSQSVLHHARCPIAIVH
- a CDS encoding universal stress protein, whose amino-acid sequence is MRSKPVIHVGVDGSWRDAGALEWALQESLVRREPLQVVHVIDERLRDVTVWEPEAVDVASKGLVDDVQNYLDEPQHSADGLAHTAELLVGSPARRLTEAAADSRMLVVGRRGMGTFKRLLIGSTSEAVVARAAVPVVVVPEHWRPSDHAGPVLVALDDDDDNAAVMEFAVAEATERGLPVRLVHVWDLPAVYSWDAMNVAGLSTEWAENAERHFDNVAAEWRKKYPEQSFQVDVRRGHVVDGVVTAADQSDAQLLVVGRRHHSRLVSLLLGSVTRGVLHHAACPLAVVHCMNLR
- a CDS encoding universal stress protein, which encodes MNTWNRTGPVVVEVDGTAENLRVVDYASAEALRVGAELVLVAPYSAHTSYTPMMPGYAAKSPAEAADATLRTAVAHVRHRDGYATELAAVSEEGSRLRVLPHAARNARMLVVARSRKRGPQRLVHTQADLTLAARAGCPVVVVPLSWRPSLLDRKVAVGIDGTTLSREALEFAFGQAAGREGVLIVVHAGLPAERAFSEEDPECSWISRADYLLSESLAPWTSRFPTVKVTRFLSSRPPAAALVHESGEVGLVVVGSHGGPLPIDPVARRSIAAMTCPVAIVPHPLTESERTAGHAKSAVPTH
- a CDS encoding flavodoxin family protein codes for the protein MSEKDRAVIVYESMFGNTEQIARAIRDGLRAYVPAETVPVNQAPDAVSDDVRLLVVGGPTHAFSMSRLSTRQEAGKQADLVTPVEVGIREWLAVLKPGTEKPWVATFDTRVKVRLLPGSAARSAAKLLRRMGYRLSDSASFFVSDTTGPIRDDELERAQHWGEELGRRVTGSAKVA
- a CDS encoding SHOCT domain-containing protein, translated to MGGAMYWWVLVPVLWTLLMGGAVWAAFRIIGQPRRQPPRRLPSPLDILERRFASGEITHDEFDEARARLREHELDL
- a CDS encoding helix-turn-helix domain-containing protein, giving the protein MDIETSGRNSGLRMRIRGRRRALGLTLEEVAVRTGLDTGRVDHIETRPFALTGAELVRLAHALDTTVTDLTRADRPKPPRRAPVAPTLDPMRKEECRRLIEAGTVGRIAYDGVDGLVVIPVNYCTLGELIVFRTAADSAVAQYDLAPIVFELDAFDEGMHDGWSVVVSGTVRPATDLEIESVHDRVEPWAGGTRDTYMVIDPRRTTGRRIRSW
- a CDS encoding response regulator, translated to MTIKVFLLDDHEVVRLGLHQLLDAEPDIEVVGDASTAAEAIARIPAVRPDVAVLDVRLPDGDGISVCREVRSSMEEPPACLMLTSFSDDEALFTAIMAGAAGYLLKQINGQALIDAVRRLAAGESLLDPSMTAKVLERLRHPAEAEDPRYASLTEQERRILAEIAEGKTNRQIANSLFLAEKTVKNYVSSLLRKLNLERRTEAAVFAVEHEKKQQRR
- a CDS encoding universal stress protein, whose translation is MTEQKIVVGIDGRPDCENAIRWGAAEAAARGVGLHLVHAFVWAEFRVPLGPSDMAPGLRAQADLIVAEAVELARKVEPAVTVTGSRVDGFPSAVLLAESRAAGLIVIGSRVTGRLLGLVVSSAGIDLSAHAHCPVVVVRPGEDALAGSRVVIGYDGSPPADAAVEFGLAYARRHELPARIVAVLDDDEDDDHDLLAAVRPHAHEAELVEVTGHPSELLLEWSADAQLLVIGSRGRGGFAGLLLGSVSQTMLHQAPCPVAVIPRAAVETPA